A region from the Candidatus Glassbacteria bacterium genome encodes:
- a CDS encoding Ldh family oxidoreductase — translation MPKLELARLRVRLEKLYRNAGLGERDAAVLSDIILDAEAAGRGTHGLIRVGPQLKQLRGQGHPAGQWLADRPGYALYDGRDGLG, via the coding sequence ATGCCTAAACTGGAGCTGGCCCGGCTGCGCGTGCGGCTGGAAAAACTGTACCGCAATGCCGGTCTGGGAGAACGCGACGCCGCGGTGCTGAGCGACATCATCCTCGACGCCGAGGCCGCGGGCAGGGGCACCCACGGACTGATCCGAGTGGGGCCGCAGCTCAAGCAGCTCCGCGGCCAGGGACATCCCGCGGGCCAATGGCTGGCGGACAGGCCGGGTTATGCGCTCTACGACGGTCGCGACGGGCTGGG